In Pirellulales bacterium, a genomic segment contains:
- a CDS encoding S46 family peptidase gives MLRRRFCVTLLGVLFMSFAAAESLQADEGMWLFTNPPDKALKEKYGFEPSAEWLKHVRQSSVRFNSGGSGSFVSSDGLVMTNHHVGADCLQKLSTPEKDLIKTGFHARKHEDEVKCVDLELNVLVDIEDVTDRVKAAVKEGTDASEARKQRLAVMNTIEKESFDKT, from the coding sequence ATGTTGCGCCGCCGATTTTGCGTCACCCTCCTGGGAGTCTTGTTCATGAGTTTCGCCGCGGCTGAATCGTTGCAAGCTGACGAGGGAATGTGGCTGTTCACCAATCCGCCAGATAAGGCGCTCAAGGAGAAGTACGGCTTCGAGCCCTCGGCCGAATGGCTGAAGCACGTACGGCAATCGTCCGTGCGATTCAACAGCGGTGGCTCCGGGTCATTCGTCTCGTCTGATGGCCTGGTGATGACCAACCATCACGTGGGGGCTGACTGCCTGCAAAAGCTCAGCACGCCCGAAAAGGATTTGATCAAGACCGGCTTTCATGCCCGCAAACACGAAGACGAGGTCAAGTGCGTCGACCTGGAGTTGAACGTATTGGTCGACATCGAAGACGTGACCGACCGCGTGAAAGCGGCCGTCAAAGAAGGGACCGACGCCAGCGAGGCCCGCAAACAACGCCTGGCGGTGATGAACACGATCGAAAAGGAATCGTTCGATAAGACC